CAACCCCATCCTCTTGCCAATTAAACCAGGATTGTGGCAGGCTGTTACGGTGGAAGTCCTGTATATTCTTGATAGATCCCTGGATCGTTTTAAGTAAATCTTTATTAATCCTTTTATGCGCTTGAGCCATCTCTTCACGCGAAACGAGGATGGTATCTTTGCTCAGTCTCGCTTTATCAAACGAGGCGGTATAGCGGATGAGCGCCTCATCCCCCTGATCTCGAACATCCTTGATAATCTGTAGGACTGTCCGTTCAATCTCTTCCACCATCAAAGTTCGTCGTGATTCGTATTTGATCAGGAAATGATCGATTTCCTTATTGCGATAAATCGCAATCATGCGGTAGCTCCGGATTTAATTAAAAAAATGGTTTAATAGATCACTTTATTCAGCGGAAATTCAATAATATCCTCAGCTCCAGCCCGCTTAAGCCTGGGTATCAAGTTCCGCACCGCTCCCTCTTCGATGATGGTCTCGACCGCCACCCAATCAGAGCCGTGCAGCGGCGAAATGGTGGGACGTTTCATGGCTGGCAGCTCATCCATCACGCTGTCCAGCTTGTCTCGGTGCACATTCATTTTAAGGCCTACTTTACCCTCTGCGCAGATCGCACCCTGCAGCATCATGTTAAAATTTTCAATCTTTTCGCGTTTTGCACGGTCATTCCAGCTGTTCTTATTCGCGATCAGCAGTGTTCTGGACTCCAACAGGGTCTCGACGATGCGCAGATTGTTCGCCCGCAATGAACTGCCGGTCTCTGTTACTTCGACGATGGCATCAACCAGAGTAGGCGCTTTAACTTCTGTAGCGCCCCAGGAGAATTCCACCTCAGCCTGGACCCGATGTTTTTTCAGATAATCGCGGGTTAAGTTGACCAATTCCGTGGCGATCCGCTTGCCCTGAAGATCCTGCACTGATTGGATGTTTGAATCAACAGGCACTGCCAATACCCATTTGACCGGCCGCATGGTCAACTTGGCATAAGTGAGTTCCGCCACTTCGACCACGTCAGCACGGCATTCCATGGTCCAATCTCTTCCGGTCAAACCGATGTCGAAAATCCCATCCTGAACATATTTGGCGATCTCCTGCGCTCGAATGAGGATCGCCTGTATCTCCGCATCATCGATGGAGGGAAAATAGGATCGGTCACTGACCGAGAAATGAAAGCCCGCTTTGGCCAGCAGGCGAAAAGTCGCTTCCTGCAGGCTGCCTTTGGGTAGACCGATCTTAAGCACACGGGGATCCAGACCATTCCAATCAACCATAACATCTCCTTCAAAAGTGAACCGACACGATAAAAAAAAAGCCCGCTGGTCAGGTTTAGCGGGCTGTTGTATCCGTCTTGGAAAACCATACCAAATCGTTATCGGGCTCCTGAATGATGAACACGATGGTGGTGAGCGGTATGGCTGTGTTTTAAATTTAACTGTTTCATTATCTAGTTTACGAAAAATAATTGTCAATTGCAATAAAAAAATCAGCTCTGTTCTAACAGGGCTTTCGCCTCCCTGGCAACGATCAGCTCTTCGTTGGCCGGAATCACCAAAACGTGGATGGCTGAGTTCGGCGTGGAAATTATTTCTTCTCCAATCACGTGCCGGTTGGCCTCCTGATCCAGTTCCACCCCCAAGAATTGCAGTTGCTGGCATACGCGATGACGGATCAGGGAGCCGCGTTCCCCGATGCCGCCGGTGAATGCCAATACGTCCAACCCTTGCAGGACCAGATAGTACGCGCCGATGTAATGCAAAACGCCATAGCAAAAGCAATCGATGGCAAGCTGCGCTTTCTCTGAGCCCTGTTCCGCTGCCTCAATGATCTCTTTCATATCGCCGGATGGAATGCCGGAGATGCCAGCCAGTCCGCTCTGCGAGTTCAACACCTTGGAAACCTGGTCTGCAGACCACTTTTCCTCTTTCTGGAGAAACAGAGGAATGAACGGGTCCAGATCGCCGCACCGTTTGGCGTTGAGCACACCGCTCTGGGGTGAAAATCCCATGCTGGTATCCAGAGAACGGCCGTTGCGGATGGCGCAGAGGGATGAACTGCCGCCGAGATGGCAGGAGATAATGCGCAAGGACCCCGCTGCTGCGTTCAGCAGCTGGGGCGTCCGCTCTGCGATCCATCGGTGCGAGGCGCCATGAAATCCATATTTACGGATCGCATGCTTTTCTGCCAGATCAGCCGGCAGACCGTAGGTGTAGGCGTGTGCAGGAATATTCCGGTGAAAGGCCGGCTCGAAAAGACCGATGCGTGGCACATCAGGGATCAATTTGGCGAAAATGCGAATGGCCTTGATGTAGGGTGGATTGTGCGCCGGCGCCAGAAATGCGTAGGTCTCCATAGCCTGCAGAGCCGGTTCGTCGAGAAATCTGCATTCCCGAATCCCTTTGCCATGCACGGTTTTAAAGCCGACGGCTGCGATATCCGAGAGTTTGTTAAGACAGGCGTGCTCGCCTTGAGTGAGGAAATCAATGGCCGCGAGCACAGCGTGTTCATAATCTACGTAAGAGGCGGTACCTTGTTTCTGATAATCCTTGCATTGCATCGAGTAAGAAGAACCTTCAGACCCGATGTTTTCTATTCTCCCTTGGGCCAGTATCTCTTCATCCTTCATCTTATAGAGTTTGAATTTGAAAGAGGTGCTGCCCACGTTGGCGATCAGTATTTTCATGGTCTGCCTACTTGTGATCCCGTTTTTTGGCCGCACGAACGGCATCCATGGCCAGGCAGATTGCTCCGACAACCCCGGCGTCGTTGCCCAGTTGTGCGCGGACCAGTTTGAGGTTGCGCAGCGGTGCATCCATGGCGCGTTTGACCAATGCGTTCCAGATCCTGGTCATGAATTCATCGCCGGCGTCCGCCACTCCCCCGCCGATGACAAAAATTTCAGGGTTGAAAATATTGGTGTAGCTCGCCAGAGCTGCGCCGAGGTACTCGCAAGTCTCGTCGATGACCTGCATGGCCGCTAGTTCGCCTTTCTGGGCATTGGCAAAAATCAACTCAGTGTTGACGATGGCCGGCACCACGGTTTTATTTTTCTGCAGCTTGCCCACATAGTTGCGAACCATGGCCGGTGCGGAGGCATAAGCCTCGAGGCAGCCGATGCCGCCGCATCCGCAGGGCAAACCGTTATAATCGATAGACATATGACCCAACTCAGCGCCTGAGAAATGCGAACCGCGAAAAATCTCGTCATTAATGATCACCCCGCCGCCGATGCCGGTTCCCAGGGTGATGGCAATGACATATTTATAACCGCGTGCTGCCCCTTGGCGGACTTCAGCCAGCGCGGCCACGTTGGCATCATTATCAGCCCAGACAGGAAACGGATAATGTTTGTTGATCTCTTTGCGAATCTCTGCATCCCCCCAA
The sequence above is a segment of the bacterium genome. Coding sequences within it:
- a CDS encoding ATP phosphoribosyltransferase, producing MVDWNGLDPRVLKIGLPKGSLQEATFRLLAKAGFHFSVSDRSYFPSIDDAEIQAILIRAQEIAKYVQDGIFDIGLTGRDWTMECRADVVEVAELTYAKLTMRPVKWVLAVPVDSNIQSVQDLQGKRIATELVNLTRDYLKKHRVQAEVEFSWGATEVKAPTLVDAIVEVTETGSSLRANNLRIVETLLESRTLLIANKNSWNDRAKREKIENFNMMLQGAICAEGKVGLKMNVHRDKLDSVMDELPAMKRPTISPLHGSDWVAVETIIEEGAVRNLIPRLKRAGAEDIIEFPLNKVIY
- a CDS encoding acetate/propionate family kinase → MKILIANVGSTSFKFKLYKMKDEEILAQGRIENIGSEGSSYSMQCKDYQKQGTASYVDYEHAVLAAIDFLTQGEHACLNKLSDIAAVGFKTVHGKGIRECRFLDEPALQAMETYAFLAPAHNPPYIKAIRIFAKLIPDVPRIGLFEPAFHRNIPAHAYTYGLPADLAEKHAIRKYGFHGASHRWIAERTPQLLNAAAGSLRIISCHLGGSSSLCAIRNGRSLDTSMGFSPQSGVLNAKRCGDLDPFIPLFLQKEEKWSADQVSKVLNSQSGLAGISGIPSGDMKEIIEAAEQGSEKAQLAIDCFCYGVLHYIGAYYLVLQGLDVLAFTGGIGERGSLIRHRVCQQLQFLGVELDQEANRHVIGEEIISTPNSAIHVLVIPANEELIVAREAKALLEQS
- a CDS encoding ROK family protein, whose product is MDSGNQAYIGLDLGGTFLKYALADEQGGILIKSKRPSQGDQKKEAIFSNIFFAINEMAQAAQARRLEIAAIGLGSPGAIEFNQCRLLGNTPNLPDWGDAEIRKEINKHYPFPVWADNDANVAALAEVRQGAARGYKYVIAITLGTGIGGGVIINDEIFRGSHFSGAELGHMSIDYNGLPCGCGGIGCLEAYASAPAMVRNYVGKLQKNKTVVPAIVNTELIFANAQKGELAAMQVIDETCEYLGAALASYTNIFNPEIFVIGGGVADAGDEFMTRIWNALVKRAMDAPLRNLKLVRAQLGNDAGVVGAICLAMDAVRAAKKRDHK